The Haloterrigena salifodinae genome window below encodes:
- the glmU gene encoding bifunctional sugar-1-phosphate nucleotidylyltransferase/acetyltransferase, producing the protein GAYAFPERAREWLEVPESERGEHEITDVLAKVLDRFAVTPIALDQWLDVGRPWELLEANEWKLANLDRRIDGRVSDDAHLEGDVVVEQGATVKPGTVIEGPVLIRSGATVGPNAYVQGATLIGEGASVGNAVEIENSVLSCDTSVSHLSYVGDSVLGRNVNFGAGTTVANRRHDGAIVELSVKGERVPTGRREFGVVAGDGAKTGINSSLTPGLKLAAGATTRPGEVVERDG; encoded by the coding sequence CGGCGCCTACGCCTTCCCCGAACGCGCCCGCGAGTGGCTCGAGGTCCCCGAAAGCGAGCGCGGCGAACACGAGATCACCGACGTGCTCGCGAAAGTGCTCGACCGGTTCGCGGTGACACCGATCGCCCTCGATCAGTGGCTCGACGTCGGCCGACCCTGGGAACTCCTCGAGGCCAACGAGTGGAAGCTCGCCAATCTCGACCGGCGGATCGACGGCCGGGTCAGCGACGACGCCCACCTCGAGGGCGATGTGGTCGTCGAACAGGGGGCGACGGTGAAACCGGGAACCGTCATCGAGGGACCGGTCCTGATCCGCTCGGGTGCGACCGTCGGACCGAACGCCTACGTCCAAGGCGCCACGCTGATCGGCGAGGGCGCGTCGGTCGGCAACGCTGTCGAGATCGAGAACAGCGTTCTCTCATGCGACACCTCGGTCAGCCACCTCTCGTACGTCGGCGACAGCGTCCTCGGGCGCAACGTCAACTTCGGCGCCGGGACGACGGTCGCGAACCGACGCCACGACGGGGCGATCGTCGAACTCTCCGTCAAGGGCGAGCGCGTCCCGACGGGGCGACGCGAGTTCGGCGTCGTCGCCGGCGACGGCGCCAAGACCGGTATCAACTCGAGTCTGACCCCCGGGCTGAAACTCGCCGCGGGAGCGACGACGCGGCCCGGCGAGGTCGTCGAACGCGACGGGTAG
- the glmS gene encoding glutamine--fructose-6-phosphate transaminase (isomerizing) — protein MCGIIGRVGDGNAFESLLTGLENLEYRGYDSAGIAVQNGSGINVEKRSGKVDELRESIDDTPLEGSVGIGHTRWSTHGPPTDENAHPHTDETKDVAVVHNGIIENYAELKSELADYGHEFTSDTDTEVIPHLIQFYLDEGMDNEAAFRRAIDELEGSYAVTAMLSGEHVLYAARQGSPLVVGMEDGEYFLASDVPAFLEYTDSVVYLEDGDVVIVDDDGVEFTDLDGDPIVREPETVEWDPEQAGKGEYDHFMLKEIHEQPTALGQALEGRIDTQNGRIALADVEPGTFTDIDSVQFIACGTSYHAALYGSLALKQAGVESTALLANEYSVSAPPIDDDTLVVAVTQSGETADTLNALRHAKAEGAMTVTVTNVVGSTAAREADEALFIRAGPEIGVAATKTFSSQAVMLTLLGQRIAADRHGEPPADLDTLLAELAAMPDALDDLLAETDAEAIAERYHNSRSYFFIGRGLGFPVALEGALKFKEITYEHAEGFASGELKHGPLALVTPDTPVFAIFTGQEDEKTLKNAEEAQTRGAPVVAVCPEDHRAVDVADAHLEIPETDADLAGLLANVQLQLVSYYAADLLDRPIDKPRNLAKSVTVE, from the coding sequence ATGTGTGGAATCATCGGCCGCGTCGGCGACGGAAACGCCTTCGAATCGCTGTTGACCGGCCTCGAGAACCTCGAGTACCGCGGCTACGATTCGGCCGGCATCGCCGTCCAGAACGGATCGGGTATCAACGTCGAAAAGCGCTCCGGCAAGGTCGACGAGCTGCGTGAGTCGATCGACGACACGCCGCTCGAGGGCTCGGTCGGGATCGGACACACGCGCTGGAGTACCCACGGCCCGCCGACCGACGAGAACGCCCACCCGCACACCGACGAGACGAAAGACGTCGCCGTCGTCCACAACGGCATCATCGAGAACTACGCCGAGCTCAAGTCCGAACTGGCTGACTACGGCCACGAGTTCACCAGCGACACCGACACCGAGGTCATCCCCCATCTCATCCAGTTCTATCTCGACGAGGGGATGGACAACGAGGCGGCCTTCCGCCGCGCCATCGACGAACTCGAGGGAAGCTACGCCGTCACGGCGATGCTCTCCGGCGAACACGTCCTCTACGCCGCTCGACAGGGATCGCCGCTGGTCGTCGGCATGGAGGACGGCGAGTACTTCCTCGCCAGCGACGTTCCCGCCTTCCTCGAGTACACCGATAGCGTCGTCTACCTCGAGGACGGCGACGTCGTCATCGTCGACGACGACGGCGTCGAGTTCACCGACCTCGACGGAGACCCGATCGTGCGCGAACCCGAGACCGTCGAATGGGACCCCGAGCAGGCCGGGAAGGGCGAGTACGACCACTTCATGCTGAAGGAAATCCACGAGCAGCCGACCGCCCTGGGTCAGGCCCTGGAGGGGCGGATCGACACCCAGAACGGCCGGATCGCGCTCGCGGACGTCGAGCCCGGAACGTTCACGGATATCGATAGCGTCCAGTTCATCGCCTGTGGAACCTCCTACCACGCCGCGCTGTACGGCTCGCTCGCGCTGAAACAGGCCGGCGTCGAGTCGACCGCCCTGCTGGCGAACGAGTACAGCGTCTCGGCGCCGCCGATCGACGACGACACGCTCGTGGTCGCGGTCACCCAGAGCGGCGAGACGGCGGACACGTTAAACGCCCTGCGCCACGCCAAGGCTGAGGGAGCGATGACCGTCACGGTCACGAACGTCGTCGGTTCGACCGCCGCTCGCGAGGCCGACGAGGCGCTGTTCATCCGCGCCGGCCCCGAGATCGGCGTCGCCGCGACGAAGACGTTCTCCTCCCAGGCCGTCATGCTGACGCTGCTGGGCCAGCGCATCGCCGCCGACCGCCACGGCGAACCGCCGGCCGACCTCGATACCCTATTGGCTGAACTGGCCGCGATGCCCGACGCGCTCGACGACCTGCTCGCGGAGACCGACGCCGAGGCGATCGCCGAGCGCTACCACAATAGCCGGTCGTACTTCTTCATCGGCCGCGGACTCGGCTTCCCGGTGGCCCTCGAGGGCGCGCTGAAGTTCAAGGAGATCACCTACGAGCACGCCGAGGGGTTCGCCTCGGGCGAGCTCAAACACGGCCCGCTGGCGCTGGTGACGCCCGACACGCCGGTCTTCGCGATTTTCACCGGTCAGGAGGACGAGAAGACGCTGAAAAACGCTGAGGAAGCGCAGACCCGCGGCGCGCCCGTGGTCGCCGTCTGCCCCGAAGACCACCGGGCCGTCGACGTCGCGGATGCCCACCTCGAGATCCCGGAGACCGACGCCGACCTCGCGGGACTGCTCGCGAACGTCCAGTTGCAACTCGTCTCCTACTACGCGGCCGACCTCCTCGACCGACCGATCGACAAGCCACGCAACCTGGCGAAGAGCGTCACCGTCGAATAA
- a CDS encoding DUF5786 family protein, protein MGFGSYDESEQQQQTADDEDDVEAVNVHENDHDGQLSFESDASTDELVSQLGSMKDDDDETEE, encoded by the coding sequence ATGGGTTTTGGTAGCTACGACGAATCCGAGCAACAGCAGCAGACGGCGGACGACGAGGACGATGTCGAGGCCGTCAACGTCCACGAAAACGATCACGACGGACAGCTGTCGTTCGAGTCCGACGCCTCGACCGACGAGCTCGTCTCGCAGCTCGGCTCGATGAAAGACGACGACGACGAGACCGAGGAATAA